Genomic segment of Nitrospira sp.:
ATGCCGTGGAATTGCAGGCACGGAGCGAAGCCTTAGTGGAGGCACAGGCTGAAGTGGAGCGACTCTATGCGCGCTGGGCCGAACTGGATGAGAAACGCGCACAGACGGTGCAGAGTTCGTGACGAGAAAATTGGCTGGGGGACTAGGAATCGAACCTAGGTAGCCAGCTCCAAAGGCTGGCGTCCTACCGCTAGACGATCCCCCAGCGCGGTACGGAACCGAGACATCGAGCTGAAGAGCAAGGCATGAGCAAGGTTTTGGCTGGGGGACTAGGAATCGAACCTAGGTAGTCAGATCCAGAGACTGACGTCCTACCGCTAGACGATCCCCCAACCGGTCCACACAGTAATATAAGCCTCTCCATTGCGTCAAGATCGAGCGCGATTCTTGAACGGCCAATCAGGATCTGGAGGCTTGCTCGATTCCCTTACGCAATCGAATCAACGTACGTTCCCGGCCGAGAACTTCCATGACTTCGAACAATCCGGGGCTTGCCGTCCGGCCAGTCAAGGCCACACGTACCGGCTGAGCCAGCTGGCCCATTTTGATCTCCTCTTGCTCGACCAGTTTTTTGAACGCCTTTTCCCACTCGTGCTTGGAGAAGACCGGAAACGCCTCAAAGCGCTCCACGAGCTTGATCAACACGGGGGCCTGAGCCGGAGTCAGGAACTTCTTCGCGGCATCCTCATCAAACGATACGGCGTCGCCGAAGTAGGGCCTCACCCAATGGACCATTTCGACGAGCGTTTTGGTTCGTTCCTTCACCAGGACGACCAGTTGCGCAAGCCACTCTGTGGAAACAGCATGAACTTCGTCTTTGAGATCGGTTTGCTCGAGCAACGGCACCAACGCCTTCGCCACCTGCTCGGGCGGATTGGTCTTGAGGTATTCGGCATTGAGCCACAGCAACTTGTCCGGGTTGAAGACGGCTGGCGACGTCTGGACATTCTTCCATGAAAATTTTTCGATCAGCTCTTGCCGCGAAAACAGCTCTTGGTCTCCATGCGACCAACCAAGCCGGACCAGATAGTTCACCATGGCATCAGGCAGGTAGCCCATGTCTTTGTATGCCATGATGGAAGTCGCGCCATGACGCTTCGAGAGCCGCGTTTTATCGGAGCCCAGAATCATCGGTAAGTGGCCGAAGCGTGGCAGCGGGAATCCCAGGGCCTGAAAAATAGGGATCTGACGAGGCGTATTCGTGAGGTGGTCATCCCCCCGCACCACATGGGTAATACCCATCAAGGCATCGTCCACCACCACGGAAAAGTTATACGTGGGAAAGCCGTTCGATCTGAGAATGATGACGTCATCCAGAATCTGATTGTCGAACACCACCCGGCCCTTGATCAGATCATCGACAATCGTCTCACCGGCCTGCGGAGCTTTGAACCGGAGCGCCGCGTCACCGGTTGGCTTGGCCAGGCCCAGGTTTCGGCACCGTCCATCATATCTTGGCGATCCGCCCTTGGCCTCCGCTTCTTTCCGGCGCGCTTCTAGCTCCTCCGGCGTACAGACGCACCAATAGGCATGGCCCTGCTCAAACAACTGCATGGCATGACTTCGATAGAGATCCATGCGTTCGGTCTGCCGAAAGGGACCTTCGTCCCAATCCAATTTGACCCAGCGCATGCCATCGAGAATGGCTTGAATCGATGCGTCGGTGGAACGATCCTGGTCCGTATCTTCGATCCGAAGAATAAACACGCCATTCTGCTGCCGGGCAAACAGCCAATTGAATAAGGCCGTCCGCACCCCGCCGATATG
This window contains:
- the gltX gene encoding glutamate--tRNA ligase, giving the protein MSQVRVRFAPSPTGFLHIGGVRTALFNWLFARQQNGVFILRIEDTDQDRSTDASIQAILDGMRWVKLDWDEGPFRQTERMDLYRSHAMQLFEQGHAYWCVCTPEELEARRKEAEAKGGSPRYDGRCRNLGLAKPTGDAALRFKAPQAGETIVDDLIKGRVVFDNQILDDVIILRSNGFPTYNFSVVVDDALMGITHVVRGDDHLTNTPRQIPIFQALGFPLPRFGHLPMILGSDKTRLSKRHGATSIMAYKDMGYLPDAMVNYLVRLGWSHGDQELFSRQELIEKFSWKNVQTSPAVFNPDKLLWLNAEYLKTNPPEQVAKALVPLLEQTDLKDEVHAVSTEWLAQLVVLVKERTKTLVEMVHWVRPYFGDAVSFDEDAAKKFLTPAQAPVLIKLVERFEAFPVFSKHEWEKAFKKLVEQEEIKMGQLAQPVRVALTGRTASPGLFEVMEVLGRERTLIRLRKGIEQASRS